From Streptomyces sp. TLI_053, a single genomic window includes:
- a CDS encoding PTS transporter subunit EIIC: MSQSAQAPAPATAPATPSAAKKFGQNTLQGLQKIGRSLQLPVAVLPAAGILLRLGQDDVFGKDGLGWGKVATVFATAGDAVFGNLALLFCVGVAIGFAKKADGSTALAALVGFLVYKNVLTAFPVDGSITAALPKGKPQDPGVFGGIIVGLLSALIWQKYHRTKLVDWLGFFNGRRLVPILMAFVGTLLGVVFGLVWGPIGTGLTNASDWLTGLGAGGAGIYGVANRMLIPVGMHQFLNTFFQQQVGSFTDASGTTWTGDIPRFFHGDPTAGQFMSGFFPIMMFGLPAAALAIAYCARPERRKAVLGMMISVGLTSFVTGVTEPIEFSFMFIAPVLYVIHALLTGLSMAVTWGLGVHDGFGFSAGLIDYLLNWNLATDPWLIIPIGLVFSALYFFLFRFAIVKFDIKTPGREDDDEVEDVTKA; encoded by the coding sequence ATGAGTCAGTCTGCGCAGGCACCGGCGCCCGCCACGGCTCCGGCCACGCCAAGTGCCGCCAAGAAGTTCGGCCAGAACACGCTGCAGGGTCTCCAGAAGATCGGCCGCAGCCTCCAGCTGCCGGTCGCCGTGCTCCCCGCCGCCGGCATCCTGCTGCGCCTCGGCCAGGACGATGTCTTCGGCAAGGACGGCCTCGGCTGGGGGAAGGTCGCCACGGTGTTCGCCACCGCCGGTGACGCCGTCTTCGGCAACCTCGCGCTGCTCTTCTGCGTCGGCGTGGCGATCGGCTTCGCGAAGAAGGCCGACGGCTCGACCGCGCTGGCCGCCCTGGTCGGCTTCCTGGTCTACAAGAACGTGCTCACCGCGTTCCCGGTGGACGGCTCGATCACCGCCGCCCTGCCGAAGGGCAAGCCGCAGGACCCGGGCGTCTTCGGCGGCATCATCGTCGGCCTGCTCAGCGCCCTGATCTGGCAGAAGTACCACCGCACCAAGCTGGTCGACTGGCTCGGCTTCTTCAACGGCCGCCGCCTGGTCCCGATCCTGATGGCCTTCGTCGGCACCCTGCTCGGTGTCGTGTTCGGCCTGGTCTGGGGCCCGATCGGCACCGGCCTGACCAACGCGAGCGACTGGCTGACCGGCCTCGGCGCCGGTGGCGCCGGCATCTACGGTGTCGCCAACCGCATGCTGATCCCGGTCGGCATGCACCAGTTCCTGAACACCTTCTTCCAGCAGCAGGTCGGCAGCTTCACCGACGCCTCCGGCACCACCTGGACCGGCGACATCCCGCGCTTCTTCCACGGTGACCCGACCGCCGGCCAGTTCATGTCCGGCTTCTTCCCGATCATGATGTTCGGCCTGCCGGCCGCCGCCCTGGCGATCGCCTACTGCGCCCGGCCCGAGCGCCGCAAGGCCGTCCTCGGCATGATGATCTCGGTCGGCCTGACCAGCTTCGTGACCGGTGTCACCGAGCCGATCGAGTTCTCCTTCATGTTCATCGCCCCGGTGCTGTACGTGATCCACGCCCTCCTCACCGGCCTGTCGATGGCGGTCACCTGGGGCCTCGGCGTCCACGACGGCTTCGGCTTCTCGGCGGGTCTGATCGACTACCTGCTCAACTGGAACCTGGCCACCGACCCGTGGCTGATCATCCCGATCGGCCTCGTGTTCTCCGCGCTGTACTTCTTCCTCTTCCGGTTCGCGATCGTCAAGTTCGACATCAAGACCCCCGGCCGCGAGGACGACGACGAGGTCGAGGACGTCACCAAGGCCTGA
- a CDS encoding PTS transporter subunit EIIC has product MSSASAAASQTTWWHTFYGGLQKMGRSLQLPVAVLPAAGILNRLGQPDVFGKDGLGWDNVAKVFAAAGGALLDSSLGLPMLFCIGVAIGMAKKADGSTALAAVVGFLVFYRVLHAFPEHCKPPTVLVSDQCVDYTSAKAAAATYQNPGVLGGILIGLLSAWLWVRFHRTRLVDWLGFFNGRRLVPMITALVGMVMACLALWVWPPIGRGLNDFSQTLADLGSVGAGIFGVANRALLLIGMHQLLNTFVWFQFGEFTKPDGTIVHGDIPRFLGGDPTAGQFQSGFFPIMMFALPACALAIAHAAKPHRRKEIYGLMVSLGLTSFVTGVTEPIEYSFAYIAPVLYGVHALLTGASMAITWALGVHDGFSFSAGLIDYAINWSLATKPWLIILIGLCFAAVYYALFRFIIVKFDLKTPGREDESEVEDVTKA; this is encoded by the coding sequence ATGAGTTCGGCAAGCGCCGCGGCGTCGCAGACCACGTGGTGGCACACCTTCTACGGCGGGCTCCAGAAGATGGGCCGCTCGCTCCAGCTCCCGGTGGCGGTGCTCCCGGCCGCCGGCATCCTCAACCGGCTCGGGCAGCCCGACGTCTTCGGCAAGGACGGCCTGGGCTGGGACAACGTCGCCAAGGTCTTCGCCGCGGCGGGCGGCGCGCTGCTGGACTCCTCGCTCGGTCTGCCGATGCTGTTCTGCATCGGTGTCGCGATCGGCATGGCGAAGAAGGCCGACGGCTCGACCGCGCTCGCCGCGGTGGTCGGCTTCCTCGTGTTCTACCGGGTGCTGCACGCCTTCCCCGAGCACTGCAAGCCGCCGACGGTACTGGTCAGCGACCAGTGCGTGGACTACACCTCGGCGAAGGCGGCCGCCGCGACCTACCAGAACCCCGGGGTGCTGGGCGGCATCCTGATCGGCCTGTTGTCGGCCTGGCTCTGGGTGCGCTTCCACCGCACCCGGCTGGTCGACTGGCTGGGCTTCTTCAACGGCCGCCGCCTGGTGCCGATGATCACCGCCCTGGTCGGGATGGTCATGGCCTGTCTGGCGCTGTGGGTCTGGCCGCCGATCGGACGGGGCCTGAACGACTTCAGCCAGACCCTGGCCGACCTGGGCTCGGTCGGCGCGGGCATCTTCGGCGTGGCCAACCGGGCCCTGCTGCTGATCGGCATGCACCAGCTGCTGAACACCTTCGTCTGGTTCCAGTTCGGCGAGTTCACCAAGCCGGACGGCACGATCGTGCACGGCGACATCCCGCGCTTCCTGGGCGGGGACCCGACCGCCGGCCAGTTCCAGTCCGGCTTCTTCCCGATCATGATGTTCGCGCTGCCGGCGTGCGCGCTGGCCATCGCGCACGCGGCCAAGCCGCACCGACGCAAGGAGATCTACGGCCTGATGGTCTCGCTGGGCCTGACCTCCTTCGTGACCGGCGTCACCGAGCCGATCGAGTACTCCTTCGCCTACATCGCCCCGGTGCTGTACGGGGTGCACGCCCTGCTGACCGGCGCCTCGATGGCGATCACCTGGGCGCTGGGAGTGCACGACGGCTTCAGCTTCTCGGCCGGCCTGATCGACTACGCGATCAACTGGAGCCTGGCCACCAAGCCCTGGCTGATCATCCTCATCGGCCTCTGCTTCGCCGCCGTGTACTACGCGCTCTTCCGCTTCATCATCGTGAAATTCGACCTGAAAACCCCGGGGCGGGAGGACGAGAGCGAGGTCGAGGACGTGACCAAGGCATAA
- a CDS encoding PTS glucose/sucrose transporter subunit IIB, translating into MASKAEKIVAGLGGIDNIEEVEGCITRLRTEVKDASLVDEAALKAAGAHGVVKMGTAIQVVIGTDADPIAADIEDMM; encoded by the coding sequence ATGGCCAGCAAGGCTGAGAAGATCGTCGCCGGTCTCGGCGGCATCGACAACATCGAAGAGGTCGAGGGCTGCATCACCCGCCTTCGCACCGAGGTCAAGGACGCCTCCCTCGTCGACGAGGCCGCGCTGAAGGCCGCCGGCGCCCACGGCGTCGTCAAGATGGGCACCGCGATCCAGGTCGTCATCGGCACCGACGCCGACCCGATCGCCGCCGACATCGAGGACATGATGTGA
- the rph gene encoding ribonuclease PH: protein MSRIDGRTPDQLRPVTIERGWSKHAEGSVLISYGDTKVLCTASVTEGVPRWRKGSGEGWVTAEYSMLPRATNTRGDRESVKGRLGGRTHEISRLIGRSLRAVVDHRALAENTIVLDCDVLQADGGTRTAAITGAYVALVDAVGWARERKLLRAKGKPITGGVSAVSVGIIDGTPMLDLRYEEDVRAETDMNIVCTSDGRFVEVQGTAEGAPFDRALLDRLLDLGTLGCAELDEVQRKVLGELEG, encoded by the coding sequence ATGTCACGCATCGACGGCCGCACCCCCGACCAGCTCCGCCCCGTCACCATCGAACGGGGCTGGAGCAAGCACGCCGAAGGCTCCGTCCTCATCTCCTACGGCGACACCAAGGTGCTGTGCACCGCCAGCGTCACCGAGGGCGTCCCCCGCTGGCGCAAGGGCAGCGGCGAAGGCTGGGTCACCGCCGAGTACTCCATGCTCCCGCGCGCCACCAACACCCGCGGCGACCGCGAATCCGTCAAGGGCCGCCTCGGCGGCCGCACCCACGAGATCAGCCGCCTCATCGGCCGCTCGCTGCGCGCCGTCGTCGACCACCGCGCCCTCGCCGAGAACACCATCGTCCTCGACTGCGACGTCCTCCAGGCCGACGGCGGCACCCGCACCGCCGCCATCACCGGCGCCTACGTCGCCCTCGTCGACGCCGTCGGCTGGGCCCGCGAGCGCAAGCTGCTCCGCGCCAAGGGCAAGCCGATCACCGGCGGCGTCAGCGCCGTCAGCGTCGGCATCATCGACGGCACCCCCATGCTCGACCTCCGCTACGAGGAGGACGTCCGCGCCGAGACCGACATGAACATCGTCTGCACCTCCGACGGCCGCTTCGTCGAGGTCCAGGGCACCGCCGAGGGCGCCCCCTTCGACCGCGCCCTGCTCGACCGGCTGCTCGACCTCGGCACCCTCGGCTGCGCCGAACTCGACGAGGTCCAGCGCAAGGTCCTCGGCGAGCTGGAGGGCTGA
- the rdgB gene encoding RdgB/HAM1 family non-canonical purine NTP pyrophosphatase: MTTRLILATRNQHKVAELRDILGDAGLDVELVGADAYPEIPDVPETGITFAENALLKAHALARATGLPAVADDSGLCVDVLGGAPGILSARWSGKHGDDRANLDLLLAQLSDIAPEHRGAHFFCAAALALPDGTERVVEGRLLGTLRTAPAGDGGFGYDPILQPLGETRTCAELTPAEKNAISHRGQAFRALAPVVKDLIG; the protein is encoded by the coding sequence ATGACCACCCGACTCATCCTCGCCACCCGCAACCAGCACAAGGTCGCCGAACTCCGCGACATCCTCGGCGACGCCGGCCTGGACGTCGAACTGGTCGGCGCCGACGCCTACCCGGAGATCCCCGACGTCCCCGAGACCGGCATCACCTTCGCCGAGAACGCCCTGCTCAAGGCGCACGCCCTGGCCCGAGCCACCGGACTGCCCGCCGTCGCCGACGACTCCGGCCTCTGCGTCGACGTCCTGGGCGGCGCCCCCGGCATCCTCTCCGCCCGTTGGTCCGGCAAGCACGGCGACGACCGCGCCAACCTCGACCTGCTGCTCGCCCAGCTCTCCGACATCGCCCCCGAGCACCGCGGCGCCCACTTCTTCTGCGCCGCCGCCCTCGCCCTGCCGGACGGCACCGAGCGCGTCGTCGAGGGCCGCCTGCTCGGCACCCTGCGCACCGCCCCGGCGGGCGACGGCGGCTTCGGCTACGACCCGATCCTCCAGCCCCTCGGTGAGACCCGCACCTGCGCCGAACTCACCCCGGCGGAGAAGAACGCCATCAGCCACCGCGGCCAGGCCTTCCGCGCCCTCGCCCCGGTGGTGAAGGACCTGATCGGCTGA
- a CDS encoding HNH endonuclease signature motif containing protein, which produces MPTEYTRELLTERAAAATSLDEMLVALDREPNKDRRKYLRRKLTEYAIDTSHFRPGGSVYTRELLQEAVDVSHSVAGVVRHLHLRQAGGTQAHIGRRIKALGIDTSHFTGQAHHRGKHSTKRLSPEQILVQRPPEAKRLPGARIRAALAELGRPELCEGCGTGPEWQGRPMTLEVDHINGDWSDNRPDNLRLLCPNCHAVTDTYCGRNRKRRTEPARCGAQGGPRPGMTVSPHRTTP; this is translated from the coding sequence ATGCCGACCGAATACACCCGCGAGCTGCTCACGGAGAGGGCCGCGGCCGCGACGTCGCTCGACGAGATGCTCGTCGCGCTGGACAGGGAGCCGAACAAGGACCGCCGCAAGTACCTGCGGCGCAAGCTGACGGAGTACGCCATCGACACCTCGCACTTCCGCCCCGGCGGGAGCGTCTACACGCGCGAGCTCCTCCAGGAGGCCGTCGATGTCTCGCACAGCGTCGCCGGGGTGGTGCGCCACCTCCACCTCCGGCAGGCCGGCGGCACGCAGGCCCACATCGGGCGGCGGATCAAGGCGCTCGGCATTGACACCTCGCACTTCACCGGGCAGGCCCACCACCGGGGCAAGCACTCGACCAAACGGCTCTCCCCCGAGCAGATCCTGGTCCAGCGACCGCCGGAGGCCAAACGGCTGCCCGGCGCCCGGATCCGCGCCGCGCTGGCCGAACTCGGCCGGCCGGAGCTCTGCGAGGGGTGCGGCACCGGCCCCGAGTGGCAGGGGCGTCCGATGACCCTGGAGGTCGACCACATCAACGGGGACTGGTCCGACAACCGGCCGGACAACCTGCGCCTTCTGTGCCCGAACTGCCATGCCGTCACCGACACTTACTGCGGCCGCAACAGGAAGCGCCGAACGGAGCCGGCCCGGTGCGGCGCCCAGGGCGGCCCGCGCCCCGGAATGACGGTGTCCCCGCACCGCACGACCCCCTAG
- a CDS encoding chitinase C-terminal domain-containing protein produces the protein MAGLLMATLGAAPSQASATVDNAACRPDGLYATPGVDVPYCSVYDTNGREKMGADHQRRIIGYFTGWRTGKDGTPPYLVSDIPWDKVTHLNYAFGHVGPDNKLSVGTDNDKNEATGISFPGVPGAELDPSLPYKGHFNLLTKYKKQYPNVKTLISVGGWTETGGYFGDDGKRVNTGGFYSMTVNPDGSVNQAGIDAFAASSVDFIKKYGFNGVDIDYEYPTSMKDAGNPLDWQLANSKRGSLAKGYAALMKTLREQLDRAGAADGKHYLLSVAAPSSGYLLRGMETFQVAKYLDYVNIMSYDLHGAWNKYVGPNASLFDDGKDGELAAANVYGTGQYGGIGYLNADWSYHYFRGSMPGGRVNVGLPYYTRGFKNVQGGTNGLWGTAAATTCPVGAGLTSCGDGAVGIDNIWNDKDDAGKESPAGSNPMWHAKNLEKGVLPDYLSKYGVKDTALQGSYVRNYSSTLVAPWLWNDTKKVFLSTEDEQSVGAKADYIVNQGAGGAMIWELAGDYKWDAAANGGKGQYVPGSTLTSLMYDKFKAASPYGAIRSTTALPQQTLPVDVSFTNFALGDSNYPINPKIHIVNNSTLTLPGGTEFQFDYGNSAPGNAKDQSGFGLTVIKQDHTGPNVGGLKGNYNRVSVKLPGWQSLAPGASVDLDFVYYLPVSTPSNWTVNVAGTLYGLKGDLTRGAVDGGTTPPTTPPTTPPTTPPTTPPTTPPTTPPTTPPTTPPTTPPTTPPTTPPAGCAGAPSWDAGTTYATTTKVSWKGHYYQNKWWTKGDDPSASGAWGVWSDLGAC, from the coding sequence ATGGCCGGCCTGCTGATGGCCACGCTGGGCGCGGCGCCCTCCCAGGCGTCCGCCACCGTCGACAATGCCGCCTGTCGTCCTGACGGCCTCTACGCCACGCCCGGCGTCGACGTCCCGTACTGCAGCGTCTACGACACCAACGGCCGCGAGAAGATGGGCGCCGACCACCAGCGCCGCATCATCGGGTACTTCACCGGCTGGCGCACCGGCAAGGACGGCACGCCGCCGTACCTGGTCAGCGACATCCCGTGGGACAAGGTCACCCACCTCAACTACGCCTTCGGCCACGTCGGTCCGGACAACAAGCTGTCCGTCGGCACCGACAACGACAAGAACGAGGCCACCGGCATCTCGTTCCCCGGCGTGCCCGGTGCGGAGCTCGACCCGTCGCTGCCCTACAAGGGGCACTTCAACCTGCTGACCAAGTACAAGAAGCAGTACCCGAACGTCAAGACCCTCATCTCGGTGGGCGGTTGGACGGAGACGGGCGGCTACTTCGGTGACGACGGCAAGCGCGTCAACACCGGTGGCTTCTACTCGATGACCGTCAACCCGGACGGCAGCGTCAACCAGGCGGGCATCGACGCCTTCGCCGCGTCGTCCGTCGACTTCATCAAGAAGTACGGGTTCAACGGCGTCGACATCGACTACGAGTACCCGACCTCGATGAAGGACGCCGGCAACCCGCTGGACTGGCAGCTCGCCAACAGCAAGCGGGGTTCGCTGGCCAAGGGGTACGCCGCCCTGATGAAGACCCTGCGCGAGCAGCTGGACCGGGCGGGTGCCGCCGACGGCAAGCACTACCTGCTGTCGGTCGCGGCCCCGTCGTCCGGCTACCTGCTGCGCGGCATGGAGACCTTCCAGGTCGCGAAGTACCTGGACTACGTCAACATCATGTCGTACGACCTGCACGGCGCCTGGAACAAGTACGTCGGCCCGAACGCCTCGCTGTTCGACGACGGCAAGGACGGCGAGCTGGCGGCGGCCAACGTCTACGGCACCGGCCAGTACGGCGGGATCGGGTACCTCAACGCGGACTGGTCGTACCACTACTTCCGCGGTTCGATGCCGGGCGGCCGGGTCAATGTCGGCCTGCCGTACTACACCCGCGGCTTCAAGAACGTCCAGGGCGGCACCAACGGCCTCTGGGGCACCGCCGCGGCGACGACCTGCCCGGTCGGGGCCGGCCTGACCTCCTGCGGTGACGGCGCGGTCGGTATCGACAACATCTGGAACGACAAGGACGACGCGGGCAAGGAGTCCCCGGCCGGGTCGAACCCGATGTGGCACGCGAAGAACCTCGAGAAGGGCGTCCTGCCCGACTACCTGTCCAAGTACGGGGTCAAGGACACCGCGCTGCAGGGCAGCTACGTGCGCAACTACAGCTCCACCCTGGTGGCGCCGTGGCTGTGGAACGACACCAAGAAGGTCTTCCTGTCGACCGAGGACGAGCAGTCGGTCGGTGCCAAGGCCGACTACATCGTCAACCAGGGCGCCGGTGGCGCGATGATCTGGGAGCTCGCGGGCGACTACAAGTGGGACGCGGCCGCGAACGGCGGCAAGGGCCAGTACGTGCCCGGCAGCACCCTGACCTCGCTGATGTACGACAAGTTCAAGGCGGCCTCGCCGTACGGGGCGATCCGTTCGACGACGGCGCTGCCGCAGCAGACGCTGCCGGTCGACGTGTCGTTCACCAACTTCGCGCTGGGTGACTCGAACTACCCGATCAACCCGAAGATCCACATCGTCAACAACTCGACGCTGACCCTGCCGGGCGGCACCGAGTTCCAGTTCGACTACGGCAACTCGGCCCCGGGCAACGCCAAGGACCAGTCCGGCTTCGGTCTGACGGTGATCAAGCAGGACCACACCGGTCCGAACGTGGGCGGTCTGAAGGGCAACTACAACCGGGTGTCGGTCAAGCTGCCGGGCTGGCAGTCGCTGGCCCCGGGGGCCTCGGTCGACCTGGACTTCGTCTACTACCTGCCGGTGTCGACGCCGTCCAACTGGACGGTCAACGTGGCCGGCACGCTGTACGGGCTCAAGGGCGACCTGACCCGCGGCGCGGTGGACGGCGGTACGACGCCTCCGACCACTCCGCCGACCACGCCTCCCACGACCCCGCCGACGACGCCTCCCACGACGCCGCCGACCACGCCTCCGACCACCCCGCCGACCACGCCTCCCACGACCCCGCCGACCACTCCGCCGACGACGCCGCCGGCCGGTTGCGCGGGTGCGCCGAGCTGGGACGCGGGCACCACCTACGCCACCACGACCAAGGTCTCCTGGAAGGGCCACTACTACCAGAACAAGTGGTGGACCAAGGGCGACGACCCGAGCGCCAGCGGCGCCTGGGGTGTCTGGAGCGACCTCGGCGCCTGCTGA
- the bcp gene encoding thioredoxin-dependent thiol peroxidase: MSERLQPGDTAPAFTLPDADGNDVSLAGHLGRKVIVYFYPAALTPGCTKQACDFTDNLEVFAGAGYDVIGISPDKPEKLGKFREAEDLKVTLLSDPEKKVLEAYGAFGEKKLYGKTVTGVIRSTVVVDEQGKVEHALYNVKATGHVAKLLRDLKVKAA, translated from the coding sequence GTGAGTGAGCGTCTCCAGCCCGGTGACACCGCGCCCGCCTTCACCCTGCCCGACGCCGACGGCAACGACGTGTCCCTGGCCGGCCACCTCGGCCGCAAGGTGATCGTCTACTTCTACCCGGCCGCGCTCACCCCCGGCTGCACCAAGCAGGCCTGCGACTTCACCGACAACCTCGAGGTCTTCGCCGGCGCCGGCTACGACGTCATCGGCATCTCGCCGGACAAGCCGGAGAAGCTCGGCAAGTTCCGCGAGGCCGAGGACCTCAAGGTCACCCTGCTCTCCGACCCGGAGAAGAAGGTGCTGGAGGCCTACGGCGCGTTCGGCGAGAAGAAGCTCTACGGCAAGACCGTCACCGGCGTGATCCGGTCGACCGTGGTCGTGGACGAGCAGGGCAAGGTCGAGCACGCGCTGTACAACGTGAAGGCGACCGGCCACGTGGCCAAGCTGCTGCGCGACCTCAAGGTCAAGGCGGCCTGA
- a CDS encoding DUF3618 domain-containing protein, protein MGEASTTDKSARTTAQIEADITRTRTQLAATLDELAVRVHPTTISAQVKAKAVATVEEKAGRAYVAASGLVEQARAQFVDEKGQPRKERIVPAALVGVGLVLLVASARKRRKG, encoded by the coding sequence GTGGGCGAGGCGAGCACTACGGACAAGTCGGCGCGGACGACCGCCCAGATCGAGGCGGACATCACCCGTACCCGCACCCAGCTGGCGGCGACCCTGGACGAGCTCGCCGTGCGGGTGCATCCGACCACCATCTCCGCCCAGGTCAAGGCGAAGGCCGTGGCCACGGTCGAGGAGAAGGCGGGCCGGGCGTACGTGGCCGCGAGCGGGCTGGTCGAGCAGGCCCGGGCGCAGTTCGTGGACGAGAAGGGGCAGCCGCGCAAGGAGCGGATCGTCCCGGCCGCGCTGGTCGGTGTCGGTCTGGTGCTGCTGGTCGCCTCCGCGCGCAAGCGCCGCAAGGGCTGA
- a CDS encoding co-chaperone GroES, with protein sequence MLHDRVLVRTEAGEGERRSTGGILIPATAEISKRCAWAEAVAVGQSVRSVEPGDRVLYDPEDKLEVEVRGATYVLLRERDLHAVAAMRFGDTEGSTGLYL encoded by the coding sequence ATGCTGCACGACCGCGTGCTGGTGCGGACCGAGGCCGGGGAGGGCGAGCGCCGCTCCACCGGCGGCATCCTCATCCCGGCCACGGCCGAGATCTCCAAGCGCTGCGCCTGGGCCGAGGCGGTCGCCGTCGGCCAGAGCGTGCGCTCCGTGGAGCCCGGTGACCGGGTGCTCTACGACCCGGAGGACAAGCTGGAGGTCGAGGTCCGCGGCGCCACCTACGTGCTGCTGCGGGAGCGTGATCTGCACGCCGTGGCGGCGATGCGCTTCGGCGACACCGAGGGGTCGACCGGGCTGTACCTGTGA
- a CDS encoding MBL fold metallo-hydrolase, with amino-acid sequence MGGNGSSIDFGGTAAGVRGLDGVRWIHGSESAKHNTDPDIQVHRYDEHTVILRQNMAVNYEAPFLFLLFGNERAVLIDTGATASAEFFPLRETVDGLLGEWLERNPRDGYELLVLHTHAHGDHVAGDGQFEGRPDTRLVGADRASAWAFLGFDADPDAVARVDLGGRVLECLATPGHHEAAVTFFDAWTGFLLTGDTVYPGRLYIQDWAAFGRSIGRLVEFCEGRRVGHVLGCHVEMSTDPGVDYPIRYTFQPHEVPLQLTVGHLREIRAAMEEIGEVPQRRVFPLFVLSPNT; translated from the coding sequence ATGGGCGGGAACGGCTCTTCGATCGACTTCGGCGGGACCGCCGCGGGGGTGCGGGGGCTGGACGGGGTGCGGTGGATCCACGGTTCGGAGTCGGCGAAGCACAACACCGATCCGGACATCCAGGTCCACCGGTACGACGAGCACACCGTGATCCTGCGGCAGAACATGGCGGTCAACTACGAGGCGCCGTTCCTGTTCCTGCTGTTCGGCAACGAGCGGGCGGTGCTGATCGACACCGGGGCGACCGCGTCGGCGGAGTTCTTCCCGCTGCGGGAGACCGTCGACGGCCTCCTCGGCGAGTGGCTGGAGCGCAACCCGCGGGACGGGTACGAGCTGCTGGTGCTGCACACCCACGCGCACGGGGACCACGTGGCGGGGGACGGGCAGTTCGAGGGGCGTCCGGACACCCGGCTGGTGGGGGCGGACAGGGCGAGCGCGTGGGCGTTCCTCGGCTTCGACGCGGACCCGGACGCGGTGGCGCGGGTCGATCTCGGCGGCCGGGTGCTGGAGTGTCTGGCGACCCCGGGGCACCACGAGGCGGCGGTGACGTTCTTCGACGCGTGGACCGGGTTCCTGCTCACCGGTGACACGGTCTACCCCGGCCGGCTCTACATCCAGGACTGGGCGGCGTTCGGGCGCTCGATCGGGCGGCTGGTGGAGTTCTGCGAGGGGCGGCGGGTCGGCCATGTGCTGGGCTGCCACGTCGAGATGAGTACGGATCCGGGGGTGGACTACCCGATCCGGTACACCTTTCAGCCGCACGAGGTGCCGTTGCAGCTGACGGTCGGCCATCTGCGGGAGATCCGGGCGGCGATGGAGGAGATCGGCGAGGTGCCGCAGCGCCGGGTGTTCCCGCTCTTCGTCCTGTCGCCGAACACCTGA
- a CDS encoding winged helix DNA-binding domain-containing protein produces the protein MTSGGPVRIGDGQRRARLGRRLLLAPSARVARVEGAADAVVGLHASDPATVYLSACARLREPSAAEVERALYEDVSLVKLLSMRRTLFAVTEEFAPYVSAGAARPIAVKERATLLKHLGEFAEGWSEARLAETERAVLAVLAARGEATTAELGAEVPALRETMLMAAGKPYEAKQSVGSRLLRLLASDGHVRRSRPRGSWLSSSYPWAPVEQWPEVPAREAKAEVVRRWLARYGPGTVEDVKWWTGWTLGDVRRALADVGAVEVALPGGAAGGAAGGAVGLVLPGDEGEVAEPEPWAALLPGLDPAVMGWRGRDWYLRPEDVPALFDRAGNAGPTVWWCGRVVGGWAQRADGEVVWRLFGDVGAEAVAAVGVEAERLVGWLGEVRVTPRFRTPLERELVA, from the coding sequence ATGACGAGTGGTGGGCCGGTGCGGATCGGTGACGGGCAGCGGCGGGCGCGGCTGGGGCGGCGGCTGCTGCTGGCGCCGTCCGCGCGGGTCGCGCGGGTGGAGGGGGCGGCGGACGCGGTCGTCGGCCTGCACGCCTCCGATCCGGCGACGGTGTACCTGTCGGCGTGCGCGCGGTTGCGGGAGCCGTCGGCGGCGGAGGTGGAGCGGGCGCTGTACGAGGACGTCTCGCTGGTGAAGCTGCTGTCGATGCGGCGGACGCTGTTCGCGGTGACCGAGGAGTTCGCGCCGTACGTGAGCGCGGGGGCGGCCCGGCCGATCGCGGTGAAGGAGCGGGCGACGCTGCTGAAGCACCTGGGGGAGTTCGCGGAGGGGTGGAGCGAGGCGCGGTTGGCGGAGACCGAGCGGGCGGTGCTGGCGGTGCTCGCGGCGCGCGGGGAGGCGACCACGGCGGAGCTGGGCGCGGAGGTGCCGGCGCTGCGGGAGACCATGCTGATGGCGGCGGGCAAGCCGTACGAGGCGAAGCAGAGTGTGGGGAGCCGGTTGTTGCGGCTGCTGGCCTCGGACGGGCATGTGCGGCGGTCGCGGCCGCGCGGGTCGTGGTTGAGCAGCAGCTATCCGTGGGCGCCGGTGGAGCAGTGGCCGGAGGTGCCGGCGCGGGAGGCGAAGGCGGAGGTGGTGCGGCGCTGGCTGGCGCGGTACGGGCCGGGGACGGTCGAGGACGTGAAGTGGTGGACGGGCTGGACGCTGGGGGACGTCCGGCGGGCGCTGGCCGACGTGGGGGCGGTGGAGGTGGCGCTGCCGGGGGGTGCGGCCGGCGGTGCGGCGGGCGGCGCGGTGGGGCTGGTGCTGCCGGGGGACGAGGGGGAGGTGGCGGAGCCGGAGCCGTGGGCGGCGTTGTTGCCGGGGCTGGATCCGGCGGTGATGGGCTGGCGGGGGCGGGACTGGTACCTGCGGCCGGAGGACGTGCCGGCCCTGTTCGACCGGGCGGGGAACGCCGGGCCGACGGTGTGGTGGTGCGGCCGGGTGGTCGGCGGCTGGGCGCAGCGGGCGGACGGTGAGGTGGTGTGGCGGCTGTTCGGGGACGTGGGGGCGGAGGCGGTGGCGGCGGTCGGGGTGGAGGCGGAGCGGTTGGTGGGCTGGTTGGGGGAGGTGCGGGTGACGCCGAGGTTCCGGACGCCGTTGGAGCGGGAGCTGGTGGCCTGA